One genomic segment of Amycolatopsis sp. Hca4 includes these proteins:
- the dnaJ gene encoding molecular chaperone DnaJ, giving the protein MARDYYGILGVAKNASDQEIKRAYRKLARELHPDVNPSDDAQHKFAEVTTAYEVLSDPQKRKIVDLGGDPMDSGARGGGGDPFAGFGGLGDIMDAFFGAAGGGGGRGRGPRSRVQPGSDALIRLGLTLEECATGVDKEIAVDTAIVCDLCRGAGTAEGTSVKTCDTCGGAGEVQSVQRSFLGQVVTARPCPVCRGFGEVIPDPCRQCGGDGRIRARRNVTAKIPPGVGDGMRIRLSGQGEVGPGGGPAGDLYVEIDETPHEVFVRQGHDLHCNFRIPMTTAALGATVPISTLVDGDYELDVEPGTQPNAELVLTGKGMPRLRSSGRVDGRGDLHVHIDVVVPTKLDEAQRELLVELAQQRGEEVPTLASNGTKHGGLFSKLRAKNHR; this is encoded by the coding sequence GTGGCGAGGGACTACTACGGCATCCTCGGGGTGGCCAAGAACGCGAGCGATCAGGAGATCAAGCGCGCGTACCGGAAGCTGGCCCGGGAGCTGCACCCCGACGTCAACCCGTCGGACGACGCCCAGCACAAGTTCGCCGAGGTCACGACGGCCTACGAGGTGCTGTCCGACCCGCAGAAGCGCAAGATCGTCGACCTCGGCGGCGACCCGATGGACAGCGGCGCCCGCGGCGGCGGTGGCGACCCGTTCGCCGGCTTCGGCGGCCTCGGCGACATCATGGACGCCTTCTTCGGCGCGGCCGGCGGTGGCGGCGGGCGCGGGCGCGGCCCGCGCAGCCGCGTCCAGCCCGGCTCCGACGCGCTGATCCGGCTCGGCCTCACCCTCGAGGAGTGCGCGACCGGGGTCGACAAGGAGATCGCCGTCGACACCGCGATCGTCTGCGACCTCTGCCGCGGCGCCGGCACGGCCGAGGGCACCTCGGTCAAGACGTGCGACACCTGCGGCGGCGCCGGCGAGGTCCAGTCCGTCCAGCGGTCGTTCCTCGGCCAGGTCGTCACCGCCCGCCCCTGCCCGGTCTGCCGCGGCTTCGGCGAGGTCATCCCCGACCCTTGCCGCCAGTGCGGCGGCGACGGCCGGATCCGCGCCCGCCGCAACGTCACGGCGAAGATCCCGCCGGGCGTCGGCGACGGCATGCGCATCCGGCTCTCCGGCCAGGGCGAGGTCGGCCCCGGCGGCGGCCCGGCGGGCGACCTCTACGTCGAGATCGACGAGACCCCGCACGAGGTCTTCGTCCGGCAGGGCCACGACCTGCACTGCAACTTCCGCATCCCGATGACCACGGCCGCGCTCGGCGCCACGGTGCCCATCTCGACCCTCGTCGACGGCGACTACGAGCTCGACGTCGAACCGGGCACCCAGCCCAACGCCGAGCTCGTCCTCACCGGCAAGGGCATGCCGCGGCTGCGGTCCTCCGGCCGCGTCGACGGCCGCGGCGACCTGCACGTCCACATCGACGTCGTGGTCCCGACCAAGCTCGACGAAGCCCAGCGCGAGCTGCTGGTCGAGCTGGCCCAGCAGCGCGGCGAAGAGGTCCCGACGCTGGCGTCCAACGGCACCAAGCACGGCGGGCTGTTCTCCAAGCTCCGCGCCAAGAACCACCGCTGA
- a CDS encoding helix-turn-helix transcriptional regulator, whose amino-acid sequence MSTATVELAAFLRTRRERLDPRDFGLPVRRSRRTPGLRREEVAELAGVSVDYVVRLEQARGLRPSAAVVEALSSALRLTGEERAYFFDLARQRPRGTGEPATTAEPSLARLVEDLSPLPAMLLNHRFDILAWNAGMARLLLDFATLPSAQRNAMWLCLLHPEIREYYVDRERVVREGIAHLRAAWAAHPDDPVLTALIAECTGGNEEFARWWAERDVRGTGRGSKVLRHPGAGVIAVDFEVLVPLRESGQRLLIGRPADEASRAALRSCAGSPG is encoded by the coding sequence ATGAGCACCGCCACCGTGGAGCTGGCCGCGTTCCTGCGGACCCGGCGGGAACGCCTGGACCCGCGCGACTTCGGCCTGCCGGTGCGCCGGTCGCGGCGGACGCCGGGACTGCGCCGCGAAGAGGTCGCCGAGCTGGCCGGCGTCAGCGTCGACTACGTCGTGCGCCTGGAGCAGGCACGCGGGTTGCGCCCTTCGGCGGCCGTCGTGGAGGCGTTGTCGAGTGCACTGCGCCTGACCGGGGAAGAACGCGCCTACTTCTTCGACCTGGCCCGGCAGCGTCCCCGCGGCACCGGCGAGCCGGCCACGACCGCGGAGCCGTCGCTCGCGCGGCTGGTCGAAGACCTCTCACCGCTCCCGGCCATGCTGCTGAACCACCGCTTCGACATCCTGGCCTGGAACGCGGGCATGGCGCGGCTGCTGCTGGACTTCGCCACGCTGCCGTCGGCACAGCGGAACGCGATGTGGCTGTGCCTGCTGCACCCGGAGATCCGCGAGTACTACGTCGACCGCGAACGCGTGGTGCGGGAAGGGATCGCCCACCTGCGCGCCGCCTGGGCCGCGCACCCGGACGACCCGGTGCTGACCGCGCTCATCGCCGAATGCACCGGTGGCAACGAGGAGTTCGCGCGGTGGTGGGCCGAACGGGACGTGCGGGGCACCGGCCGGGGCAGCAAGGTGCTGCGCCACCCCGGCGCCGGCGTGATCGCCGTGGACTTCGAGGTCCTCGTGCCGCTGCGGGAGTCCGGCCAGCGGCTGCTGATCGGCCGTCCCGCGGACGAGGCGAGCCGGGCCGCGCTCAGGAGTTGCGCGGGAAGCCCAGGTTGA
- the hrcA gene encoding heat-inducible transcriptional repressor HrcA: MANAEERRFEVLRAIVADYVSNQEPVGSKAIVERHNLGVSSATVRNDMATLEEEGYITQPHTSAGRVPTDKGYRLFVDRLSEIKPLSSAERRAITTFLDSGTDLDDVLKRSVRLLAQLTRQVAVVQYPMLTNAKVRHLEVVPLTPARLMLVLITDNGRVDQRTVDLGDVITEEDVARLRTVLNAAMAGRRLNDAAARVAELPEKSPGGLRDVLIRVTTVLVESLAEHPEERLVLGGTANLTRNVADFPGSLRQVLEALEEQVVVLKLLAAARNPGAITVRIGEENEDEQMRSTSVVSIGYGRDDVVLGGMGVVGPTRMDYPGTIAAVRAVANYVGQILAGR; encoded by the coding sequence GTGGCCAACGCGGAGGAGCGCCGCTTCGAAGTGCTGCGCGCGATCGTGGCCGACTACGTGTCCAACCAGGAACCGGTCGGGTCCAAGGCGATCGTCGAGCGGCACAACCTGGGTGTGTCGAGCGCCACCGTGCGCAACGACATGGCGACGCTGGAAGAAGAGGGTTACATCACCCAGCCGCACACCAGCGCCGGCCGGGTCCCGACCGACAAGGGCTACCGCCTCTTCGTCGACCGGCTTTCGGAGATCAAGCCGCTGAGCTCCGCCGAGCGCCGCGCCATCACCACCTTCCTCGACAGCGGCACCGACCTCGACGACGTCCTCAAGCGCTCGGTGCGGCTGCTCGCGCAGCTCACCCGCCAGGTCGCCGTCGTCCAGTACCCGATGCTGACCAACGCCAAGGTCCGGCACCTCGAAGTGGTGCCGCTCACCCCGGCGCGGCTGATGCTGGTCCTGATCACCGACAACGGGCGCGTCGACCAGCGCACGGTCGACCTCGGCGACGTCATCACCGAAGAGGACGTGGCCCGGCTGCGCACCGTGCTCAACGCGGCCATGGCCGGACGGCGGCTCAACGACGCCGCGGCCCGCGTGGCCGAGCTGCCCGAGAAGTCGCCCGGCGGGCTGCGTGACGTGCTCATCCGCGTCACCACCGTGCTCGTCGAGTCGCTGGCCGAACACCCCGAGGAACGGCTGGTGCTCGGCGGCACCGCCAACCTCACCCGCAACGTCGCCGACTTCCCCGGCTCGCTGCGCCAGGTCCTCGAAGCACTCGAAGAACAGGTCGTCGTGCTCAAGCTGCTGGCCGCCGCGCGCAACCCCGGTGCGATCACGGTGCGCATCGGTGAGGAAAATGAGGACGAGCAGATGCGCAGCACCTCGGTCGTCTCGATCGGCTACGGCCGCGACGACGTCGTGCTCGGTGGCATGGGAGTCGTCGGCCCGACCCGGATGGACTATCCGGGCACGATCGCCGCGGTGCGCGCGGTCGCCAACTACGTGGGGCAGATCCTGGCCGGCCGCTGA
- a CDS encoding histidine triad nucleotide-binding protein, producing MSETEADTLFERIIGGEIPADVVYQDAATFAFRDIRPQARVHVLVVPRKRYRNVAELAAGDPQLLSDVVATARKVAELEGIVESGYRVVFNTDSDAGQTVFHVHAHVLGGEPLGLFGAPEQD from the coding sequence ATGAGTGAAACTGAGGCTGACACGCTGTTCGAACGGATCATCGGTGGGGAGATCCCTGCTGACGTTGTCTATCAGGATGCTGCCACCTTTGCCTTTCGGGATATTCGGCCGCAGGCTCGCGTGCACGTTCTCGTCGTTCCTCGGAAGCGGTACCGGAACGTTGCGGAGCTTGCTGCCGGGGATCCGCAGCTGCTGAGTGATGTCGTTGCCACCGCTCGCAAGGTTGCCGAGCTCGAGGGGATCGTCGAGAGCGGGTACCGGGTTGTCTTCAACACCGACTCCGATGCCGGGCAGACCGTCTTCCACGTTCACGCCCACGTCCTGGGCGGGGAGCCCCTGGGGCTGTTCGGGGCCCCGGAGCAGGACTAG
- the ybeY gene encoding rRNA maturation RNase YbeY — protein sequence MSIEIANESGVNVDETSIVSAARYALDKMEVSPLAELSILLVTLEVMEDLHERWMDLPGPTDVMAFPMDELDSSRRPDAPDASPALLGDIVLCPAFAKDQAKTAGHALIDELHLLTVHGVLHLLGYDHAEPAEEREMFGLQKRILGEYQEAVAALDKRDAQRSTDDRVLGIAGLEAPAAEPPAGETP from the coding sequence TTGAGCATCGAGATCGCCAACGAATCCGGCGTCAACGTCGACGAGACGTCCATCGTCTCCGCCGCGCGCTACGCCCTCGACAAGATGGAAGTCAGCCCGCTCGCCGAGCTGTCCATCCTGCTCGTCACCCTCGAAGTCATGGAAGACCTGCACGAACGCTGGATGGACCTCCCGGGCCCCACCGACGTGATGGCCTTCCCGATGGACGAGCTCGACTCCTCCCGCCGCCCCGACGCGCCCGACGCGTCACCGGCACTGCTCGGGGACATCGTGCTCTGCCCGGCGTTCGCCAAGGACCAGGCCAAGACCGCGGGCCACGCCCTGATCGACGAGCTGCACCTGCTCACCGTGCACGGCGTGCTCCACCTCCTCGGCTACGACCACGCCGAACCCGCCGAGGAACGCGAGATGTTCGGCCTCCAGAAGCGCATCCTCGGCGAATACCAGGAGGCCGTCGCCGCCCTGGACAAGCGGGACGCCCAGCGCAGCACCGACGACCGCGTGCTCGGCATCGCCGGCCTCGAGGCCCCCGCCGCCGAACCCCCCGCCGGGGAAACGCCCTAG
- a CDS encoding CoA-acylating methylmalonate-semialdehyde dehydrogenase, protein MTDRISHWIDGKPFGGTAARSGEVFDPATGEVRAHVDFAGDAEVEAAVAAAKAALPGWRGTSLAGRTRVLFAFRELLSARKHELAKIITSEHGKVESDAAGEIARAIENVEFACGAAQLLKGGFSENASTGVDVYSIAQPLGVVGVISPFNFPAMVPLWFVPNALACGNTVVLKPSEKDPSAAVFIAELFAEAGLPAGALNVLHGDKAAVDGLLTHGDVKAISFVGSTPIARYVYETGTRHGKRVQALGGAKNHMVVLPDADLDLAADAAVSAGFGSAGERCMAVSVVVAVDPIGDDLVRKITERMAALRVGDGRDPESEMGPLVTAAHHARVESYVDAGVAAGASLVVDGRGIEVPGDGFWLGPTLFDHVRTDMSIYTDEIFGPVLSVARTASYDEALELINANPYGNGTAIFTGDGAAARRFQNEVEVGMVGVNVPIPVPVGYYSFGGWKDSLFGDSHAYGPEGFHFFTRTKVVTSRWPDRSHAGVNLGFPRNS, encoded by the coding sequence GTGACCGACCGCATCAGCCACTGGATCGACGGCAAGCCGTTCGGCGGGACCGCCGCGCGCTCCGGCGAGGTCTTCGACCCGGCCACCGGAGAGGTCAGGGCGCACGTCGACTTCGCCGGGGACGCCGAGGTCGAAGCCGCCGTCGCCGCGGCCAAGGCGGCGCTGCCGGGCTGGCGCGGGACGTCGCTGGCCGGCCGGACCCGCGTCCTGTTCGCCTTCCGCGAGCTGCTGTCCGCCCGCAAGCACGAGCTGGCGAAGATCATCACGAGCGAGCACGGCAAGGTCGAGTCCGACGCGGCCGGGGAGATCGCCCGCGCGATCGAGAACGTCGAGTTCGCCTGCGGCGCCGCCCAGCTGCTCAAGGGCGGGTTCAGCGAGAACGCCTCCACCGGCGTCGACGTCTACTCGATCGCCCAGCCGCTGGGCGTGGTCGGCGTGATCTCGCCGTTCAACTTCCCGGCCATGGTGCCGCTGTGGTTCGTCCCCAATGCGCTGGCCTGCGGGAACACCGTCGTGCTCAAGCCGAGCGAGAAGGACCCGTCGGCGGCGGTGTTCATCGCGGAGCTGTTCGCCGAGGCCGGGCTGCCCGCGGGCGCCCTGAACGTGCTGCACGGCGACAAGGCGGCCGTGGACGGGCTGCTGACGCACGGCGACGTCAAGGCGATCTCGTTCGTCGGGTCGACGCCGATCGCGCGGTACGTCTACGAGACCGGCACCCGGCACGGCAAGCGCGTCCAGGCGCTCGGCGGGGCGAAGAACCACATGGTGGTGCTGCCGGACGCCGACCTCGACCTGGCCGCCGACGCGGCGGTGTCGGCCGGGTTCGGCTCGGCGGGGGAGCGGTGCATGGCGGTGTCGGTGGTGGTCGCCGTCGACCCGATCGGCGACGACCTCGTGCGCAAGATCACCGAGCGGATGGCGGCGCTGCGCGTCGGCGACGGCCGCGACCCGGAGTCGGAGATGGGGCCGCTGGTGACGGCGGCGCACCACGCACGGGTCGAGTCCTATGTGGACGCCGGGGTGGCGGCCGGTGCCTCACTGGTCGTCGACGGCCGCGGGATCGAGGTGCCCGGCGACGGCTTCTGGCTGGGCCCGACGCTGTTCGACCACGTCCGCACCGACATGTCGATCTACACCGACGAGATCTTCGGCCCGGTGCTGTCGGTGGCCCGCACGGCGTCCTACGACGAGGCACTGGAGCTGATCAACGCCAACCCGTACGGCAACGGCACGGCGATCTTCACCGGTGACGGCGCGGCCGCGCGGCGCTTCCAGAACGAGGTCGAGGTCGGCATGGTCGGCGTCAACGTGCCGATCCCGGTCCCGGTCGGGTACTACTCCTTCGGCGGCTGGAAGGACTCCCTGTTCGGCGACAGCCACGCCTACGGGCCGGAAGGGTTCCACTTCTTCACCCGGACGAAGGTGGTCACGTCCCGCTGGCCGGACCGCTCGCACGCCGGGGTCAACCTGGGCTTCCCGCGCAACTCCTGA
- a CDS encoding PhoH family protein has product MAGTVPGGAARPDVPGDVAKTEDASVQAAQSRFPIPDAAALSLLGSRDENLRVAEELLAADVHVRGNEVTLTGTPADVAFAERVFAELVQLATGGQQVGPDTVRRTVGMLSTGDASPAEVLSLNIVSRRGKTIRPKTLNQKRYVDAIDKHTVVFGIGPAGTGKTYLAMAKAVQALQAKQVTRIVLTRPAVEAGERLGYLPGTLNEKIDPYLRPLYDALHDMVEPESIPRLMQAGTIEIAPLAYMRGRTLNDAFIILDEAQNTTPEQMKMFLTRLGFGSKIVVTGDITQVDLPSGQRSGLRVVRDILTGVDDLHFAELTSQDVVRHRLVASIVDAYEKWQAVQDAQQNDGWKGNRR; this is encoded by the coding sequence GTGGCCGGAACCGTACCGGGTGGTGCCGCCCGACCCGACGTCCCCGGGGACGTCGCCAAGACCGAGGATGCCTCCGTCCAGGCCGCGCAGTCCCGTTTTCCCATCCCCGACGCCGCCGCGCTGAGCCTGCTCGGCTCGCGCGACGAGAACCTGCGGGTCGCCGAGGAGCTCCTCGCCGCCGACGTGCACGTCCGCGGCAACGAAGTCACCCTGACCGGCACACCGGCCGACGTCGCGTTCGCCGAACGCGTCTTCGCCGAGCTCGTGCAGCTCGCCACCGGTGGCCAGCAGGTCGGACCCGACACCGTCCGGCGCACCGTCGGCATGCTCTCCACCGGGGACGCCTCGCCCGCCGAGGTGCTCAGCCTCAACATCGTCTCGCGGCGCGGCAAGACCATCCGGCCCAAGACGCTGAACCAGAAGCGGTACGTCGACGCCATCGACAAGCACACCGTCGTCTTCGGCATCGGCCCCGCCGGCACCGGCAAGACCTACCTCGCCATGGCGAAAGCCGTCCAGGCCCTCCAGGCCAAGCAGGTCACCCGGATCGTGCTGACCCGCCCGGCCGTCGAAGCCGGCGAGCGCCTCGGCTACCTGCCCGGCACCCTCAACGAGAAGATCGACCCCTACCTGCGGCCGCTCTACGACGCGCTGCACGACATGGTCGAGCCCGAGTCGATCCCGCGGCTCATGCAGGCGGGCACCATCGAGATCGCGCCGCTGGCCTACATGCGCGGCCGCACGCTGAACGACGCCTTCATCATCCTCGACGAGGCCCAGAACACCACGCCCGAGCAGATGAAGATGTTCCTCACCCGGCTCGGCTTCGGCTCCAAGATCGTCGTCACCGGCGACATCACCCAGGTCGACCTGCCCAGCGGGCAGCGCAGCGGCCTGCGCGTCGTGCGTGACATCCTCACCGGCGTCGACGACCTCCACTTCGCCGAACTGACCAGCCAGGACGTCGTCCGGCACCGGCTCGTCGCGAGCATCGTCGACGCCTACGAGAAGTGGCAGGCCGTGCAGGACGCCCAGCAGAACGACGGCTGGAAGGGCAACCGGCGTTGA
- a CDS encoding type VII secretion target — protein MAMKVDFDVLGGHEDEIREIAAKVQEALDAAGTAQAIDFDAFGLVGQVFALPIQAWLTTADGFLAAAVEAGHEVADRVKSAHTAFREHEQKTKCLLEGIGKELPA, from the coding sequence ATGGCGATGAAGGTCGACTTCGACGTCCTCGGCGGCCACGAGGACGAGATCCGCGAGATCGCCGCGAAGGTCCAGGAGGCGCTGGACGCCGCGGGCACCGCGCAGGCCATCGACTTCGACGCCTTCGGGCTGGTCGGGCAGGTCTTCGCGCTGCCCATCCAGGCGTGGCTGACCACGGCCGACGGCTTCCTCGCCGCGGCGGTCGAGGCCGGTCACGAGGTCGCGGACCGGGTGAAGTCCGCGCACACGGCGTTCCGCGAACACGAGCAGAAGACGAAGTGCCTGCTCGAAGGCATCGGCAAGGAGCTGCCCGCATGA
- a CDS encoding YbaB/EbfC family nucleoid-associated protein — protein sequence MNNFDPASAGMPEIARRAAEAKARLQRVSATATSADGAVTVTVNTAGALQELSFGPRADELPRTRLAQAVLATAKRAQLDAAQQLTGIMAPVIGEGSEAMEFLKEQIPAPETPAEEPRRKPPSDEDFGGPILRRER from the coding sequence GTGAACAATTTTGACCCGGCTTCGGCCGGTATGCCCGAAATCGCCAGGCGCGCGGCCGAGGCGAAGGCGCGGTTGCAGCGTGTCTCGGCGACCGCCACGAGTGCCGACGGAGCCGTCACGGTCACCGTCAACACCGCCGGTGCGCTGCAGGAACTCAGCTTCGGCCCCCGGGCGGACGAGCTGCCGCGGACCCGCCTCGCCCAAGCCGTCCTGGCCACCGCCAAGCGGGCCCAGCTCGACGCGGCGCAGCAGCTGACCGGGATCATGGCCCCGGTGATCGGCGAGGGAAGCGAAGCGATGGAATTCCTGAAGGAACAGATTCCCGCACCCGAAACACCGGCCGAAGAACCGCGCCGGAAACCGCCGTCCGACGAAGACTTCGGCGGCCCGATCCTGCGCCGGGAGCGGTGA
- a CDS encoding aldo/keto reductase, producing the protein MARTLDTYRLLGRSGLRVSPLALGTATFGTEWGWGAEAAEARKLFDTYVERGGNFLDTAPTYTDGSSERLLGEFARGRRESLVLATKYTTLRRPGDPNSGGPHRKSLFASVEASLRQLGTDYLDVLFLHVWDFTTPVEEILRGLDDLVRQGKVRYLGMSNVPAWEVSRMQAIADLRGWSPLIALQVEYSLIRRDAERDLIPMARELGLGVTPYSPLGGGVLSGKYRGAGSGESTRRSFNAGLGMVTDRTLAVADMVAAVAAEAGYTPAQVALAWTLRNPGVTAPVVGARTLAQLEGNLGALDVDFTPEQLARLDEASAIELGYPHDLLGGDHLRAVTRGDLVIEPRVTPAGR; encoded by the coding sequence ATGGCACGCACCCTCGACACCTACCGGCTGCTGGGCCGGTCCGGGCTGCGGGTTTCGCCGCTGGCGCTGGGCACGGCGACCTTCGGCACCGAGTGGGGCTGGGGCGCGGAGGCGGCCGAGGCACGCAAGCTGTTCGACACCTACGTCGAGCGCGGCGGCAACTTCCTCGACACGGCCCCGACCTACACCGACGGCAGCTCCGAGCGGCTGCTGGGCGAGTTCGCCCGCGGGCGCCGCGAAAGCCTGGTGCTGGCGACCAAGTACACGACGCTGCGCCGTCCCGGCGACCCCAACTCCGGCGGCCCGCACCGCAAGAGCCTGTTCGCGTCCGTGGAGGCCAGCCTCCGGCAGCTGGGCACGGACTACCTCGACGTGCTCTTCCTGCACGTCTGGGACTTCACGACACCGGTCGAGGAGATCCTGCGCGGCCTCGACGACCTGGTCCGCCAGGGCAAGGTCCGGTACCTGGGGATGTCGAACGTCCCGGCCTGGGAGGTCTCGCGGATGCAGGCGATCGCCGACCTGCGGGGCTGGTCGCCGCTGATCGCGCTGCAGGTCGAGTACAGCCTGATCCGGCGGGACGCCGAACGCGACCTGATCCCGATGGCGCGGGAGCTCGGCCTCGGCGTGACGCCGTACTCGCCGCTGGGCGGCGGCGTGCTGTCGGGCAAGTACCGCGGCGCCGGGTCCGGGGAGAGCACCCGCCGCAGCTTCAACGCGGGGCTGGGCATGGTCACCGACCGCACGCTCGCCGTCGCCGACATGGTCGCCGCGGTCGCGGCGGAGGCGGGGTACACCCCCGCCCAGGTCGCGCTGGCCTGGACGCTGCGGAACCCGGGCGTGACCGCGCCGGTCGTGGGCGCCCGCACGCTCGCCCAGCTGGAGGGCAACCTGGGCGCCCTCGACGTGGACTTCACGCCGGAGCAGCTGGCCCGCCTCGACGAGGCGAGCGCGATCGAGCTCGGCTACCCGCACGACCTGCTCGGCGGCGACCACCTCCGCGCGGTCACCCGCGGCGACCTGGTGATCGAGCCGCGGGTCACGCCGGCAGGACGTTGA
- a CDS encoding 16S rRNA (uracil(1498)-N(3))-methyltransferase, with translation MPETTLPVFLAASVPASGRAVLDGEEARHAATVRRLRAGERLVLSDGAGAMARCVVESVQAGRDPLLTLSVESAWSEEPPALRVLVAQALAKGDRGELAVELATEAGVDAIVPWRASRSVAKWEDGGRGEKALARWRATARAAAKQARRAHVPDVTEPATTGELAGLVATMSLAIVLESDVPDRLTDLALPDAGDVLLIVGPEGGITDEELRVLRDAGARAVRLGTTVLRTSTAAAVALGALGALTTRWQ, from the coding sequence GTGCCCGAAACCACCCTGCCGGTCTTCCTCGCCGCGTCCGTGCCCGCCTCGGGCCGCGCGGTCCTCGACGGCGAGGAGGCCCGGCACGCGGCCACGGTCCGCCGCCTGCGCGCCGGCGAGCGGCTGGTCCTGTCCGACGGGGCGGGCGCGATGGCCCGCTGCGTCGTCGAGAGCGTCCAGGCCGGGCGGGACCCGCTCCTGACGCTGTCGGTCGAGTCGGCCTGGAGCGAGGAGCCGCCCGCGTTGCGGGTCCTGGTGGCCCAGGCGCTGGCCAAGGGCGATCGCGGCGAGCTCGCGGTCGAGCTCGCCACCGAAGCCGGGGTCGACGCGATCGTCCCGTGGCGGGCTTCGCGGAGCGTCGCGAAGTGGGAAGACGGCGGCCGCGGGGAGAAGGCGCTCGCGCGGTGGCGGGCCACGGCCCGAGCGGCGGCGAAACAAGCGCGGCGGGCCCACGTGCCCGACGTCACCGAGCCGGCGACCACCGGGGAACTGGCCGGGCTCGTGGCCACCATGTCACTGGCCATCGTGCTGGAATCGGACGTCCCCGACCGGCTCACCGACCTGGCACTGCCCGACGCGGGAGACGTCCTGCTGATCGTGGGACCCGAAGGCGGCATCACCGACGAGGAGCTCCGGGTCCTTCGCGACGCGGGCGCGCGGGCCGTCCGGCTCGGGACGACGGTGCTCCGGACCTCCACCGCGGCCGCCGTGGCACTGGGCGCCCTCGGCGCCCTCACCACCCGTTGGCAGTAG